In the genome of Cheilinus undulatus linkage group 6, ASM1832078v1, whole genome shotgun sequence, one region contains:
- the six2a gene encoding homeobox protein SIX2a, which translates to MSMLPTFGFTQEQVACVCEVLQQGGNIERLGRFLWSLPACEHLHKNESVLKAKAVVAFHRGNFRELYKILESHQFSPHNHPKLQQLWLKAHYIEAEKLRGRPLGAVGKYRVRRKFPLPRSIWDGEETSYCFKEKSRSVLREWYTHNPYPSPREKRELAEATGLTTTQVSNWFKNRRQRDRAAEAKERENNENSNSNSHNPLTSSMNGNKSLLGSSDDDKTPSGTPDHTSPSPALLLGSNTALPSLHGLAPPPGPSAIPVPGGADSVHHHHSLHHDTILNPMSSNLVDLGS; encoded by the exons ATGTCCATGCTTCCGACGTTTGGCTTTACGCAGGAACAAGTGGCGTGCGTCTGCGAAGTCCTCCAACAAGGGGGGAACATCGAGCGGCTCGGCCGCTTCCTCTGGTCTCTGCCGGCGTGTGAACACCTCCACAAGAATGAGAGCGTCCTTAAAGCGAAAGCCGTCGTTGCCTTTCATCGGGGAAACTTCCGAGAGCTCTACAAGATCCTGGAGAGCCACCAGTTCTCTCCGCACAACCACCCTAAACTGCAGCAGCTGTGGCTCAAAGCGCACTACATCGAGGCGGAGAAGCTGAGAGGCCGCCCGCTCGGTGCTGTGGGGAAGTACCGCGTCCGGAGAAAGTTCCCCCTGCCCCGCTCCATCTGGGACGGAGAGGAGACGAGCTACTGCTTCAAGGAGAAGAGCAGGAGCGTCCTGCGGGAGTGGTACACCCATAATCCTTACCCGTCCCCCCGGGAGAAACGAGAGCTGGCCGAGGCCACGGGACTCACCACCACGCAGGTCAGCAACTGGTTTAAAAACCGACGGCAGAGAGACCGAGCAGCGGAGGCGAAGGAGAG AGAAAACAACGAGAACTCCAACAGCAATAGTCACAACCCATTGACTTCCTCCATGAATGGAAATAAATCTCTTTTGGGGAGCTCTGACGACGATAAAACTCCCTCGGGAACACCGGATCACACGTCACCGAGCCCGGCTCTGCTCCTCGGCTCCAACACCGCTTTACCCTCCCTGCACGGCCTCGCGCCTCCGCCGGGACCCAGCGCCATCCCGGTACCAGGCGGGGCAGACTCGGTGCACCATCACCACTCATTGCACCATGACACCATACTGAACCCTATGTCTTCTAACCTAGTGGACCTTGGCTCTTAA